One genomic segment of Streptomyces sp. RKND-216 includes these proteins:
- a CDS encoding TetR/AcrR family transcriptional regulator yields MTAPAYRRLTVEQRRGQLIGHALALFAHRVPEDVSLDDVAAAAGVSRPLVYRYFPGGKQQLYEAALRSAADRLEQCFDEPAVGPLIERLDRALSRYLAFVDEFDTGFMALLQGGSVVGTSRTSAIVDEVRRDAAHQILRHLEAPEPGPRLRMTVRTWITAVEGASLIWLDEGKQPPLSELRAWLLNHLVALLVATAADDPETAAATRRALALERPDGPVGDLIRRALPLAADAAHLLEPAGPSDQAEASDQAGREPGWDS; encoded by the coding sequence ATGACCGCACCGGCGTACCGCAGACTGACCGTCGAGCAGCGCCGGGGGCAGCTGATCGGGCACGCCCTCGCACTGTTCGCCCACCGCGTGCCGGAGGACGTCTCGCTCGACGACGTCGCGGCGGCCGCCGGGGTGTCCCGGCCGCTGGTCTACCGCTACTTCCCGGGCGGCAAGCAGCAGTTGTACGAGGCGGCGCTGCGGTCCGCCGCCGACCGGCTGGAGCAGTGCTTCGACGAGCCGGCCGTCGGCCCGCTGATCGAACGGCTGGACCGTGCGCTGTCCCGCTACCTGGCCTTCGTGGACGAGTTCGACACCGGCTTCATGGCGCTGCTGCAGGGCGGCAGCGTGGTCGGGACCTCGCGGACCAGCGCCATCGTCGACGAAGTGCGGCGGGACGCGGCGCACCAGATCCTGCGCCACCTGGAGGCCCCGGAGCCGGGGCCCCGCCTGCGGATGACGGTGCGGACGTGGATCACCGCGGTGGAGGGCGCGTCGCTGATCTGGCTGGACGAGGGGAAGCAGCCGCCCCTCTCCGAGCTGCGCGCCTGGCTGCTGAACCACCTCGTCGCGCTGCTCGTCGCGACGGCCGCGGACGACCCTGAGACGGCGGCGGCGACCCGGCGCGCGCTGGCGCTGGAACGCCCGGACGGCCCGGTCGGCGACCTGATCCGGCGTGCGCTGCCGCTCGCGGCGGACGCAGCTCACCTGCTGGAACCGGCCGGACCGTCGGACCAGGCGGAGGCGTCGGACCAGGCGGGCAGGGAGCCCGGCTGGGACAGCTGA
- a CDS encoding protein kinase, producing the protein MIAGMARLLPEDPPRLGPYRLLGRLGSGPAGHVYLGRGAPRRGARKERAAVRALRPEQLRDRQQRARIRQVADLVARGARSPYVAAAHGCDLDGERPWMAREFVPGPGLTALVGRYGPLPEESVRALGGGLCRALAALHRSGVAHGDLAPGNVLLAADHPRVVDYGMSEGRHAPGDGRSPLPADDVFALGVVLAYAASARMPFAGSLLPSTREGADLSGVPEGLRPALTACLHKTPEARPLPAALARRLDLADAAERPAASWLPAPWTHEIRTFAEAADGFGGRGLFRR; encoded by the coding sequence GTGATCGCAGGCATGGCCCGGCTGTTGCCCGAAGACCCTCCACGGCTCGGCCCGTACCGCCTGCTGGGCAGACTCGGCTCGGGCCCGGCCGGTCACGTCTACCTCGGCCGGGGCGCCCCGCGACGCGGTGCCCGCAAGGAGCGTGCGGCCGTGCGGGCCCTGCGCCCGGAGCAGCTGCGGGACCGGCAGCAGCGTGCCCGCATCCGGCAGGTCGCCGACCTCGTGGCCCGGGGAGCGCGCAGCCCGTACGTCGCCGCCGCACACGGCTGCGACCTGGACGGCGAACGTCCGTGGATGGCACGGGAGTTCGTCCCCGGCCCCGGCCTCACCGCGCTGGTGGGCCGGTACGGACCGCTGCCGGAGGAGTCCGTGCGGGCGCTGGGCGGCGGGCTGTGCCGAGCGCTGGCGGCCCTGCACCGGTCGGGCGTCGCCCACGGGGACCTCGCACCGGGGAACGTCCTGCTGGCTGCCGACCATCCCCGTGTCGTCGACTACGGGATGAGCGAGGGACGACACGCCCCGGGGGACGGCCGGTCGCCGCTGCCCGCCGACGACGTCTTCGCGCTCGGCGTCGTCCTGGCGTACGCGGCGTCGGCGCGGATGCCGTTCGCCGGGTCGCTGCTGCCGTCCACGCGGGAGGGCGCGGACCTGAGCGGCGTGCCCGAGGGGCTGCGTCCGGCGCTGACGGCGTGTCTGCACAAGACACCCGAGGCGCGACCGCTACCTGCGGCGCTGGCCCGCCGACTGGACCTGGCCGATGCCGCCGAGCGCCCCGCCGCATCCTGGCTGCCCGCTCCGTGGACGCACGAGATCCGGACGTTCGCCGAGGCTGCGGACGGTTTCGGCGGCCGGGGCCTGTTCCGGCGCTGA
- a CDS encoding diiron oxygenase, giving the protein MTTSTLGGTGTDAGSGRGAGNSTATLHDALGRLKDREQVAERLLASSRKHSFDPDTELDWDAPFEDGKWFWPPELVSLYDTPLWRRMPEEQRHALARHEAASLASLGIWFEIILMQLLTRHIYDKPLTSAHVRYALTEIADECRHSMMFARLITKGGVPAYPVSRLHHNMARVLKTVSTTPGSFTATLLGEEILDWMQRLTFPDERVQTLVRGVTRIHVVEEARHVRYAREELRRQMAGCPRWEAELTRISSGEAARVFSISFVNPQVYTDVGLDRREAVAQVKASAHRREVMQQGAKRLTDFLDEIGVLRGMGRRLWRSSGLLA; this is encoded by the coding sequence ATGACGACATCGACCCTCGGCGGAACCGGCACCGACGCCGGGAGCGGGCGCGGAGCCGGAAACAGCACTGCGACGCTCCACGACGCGCTCGGACGGCTCAAGGACCGGGAGCAGGTGGCCGAACGCCTCCTGGCTTCCTCCCGCAAGCACTCCTTCGACCCGGACACCGAACTGGACTGGGACGCCCCGTTCGAGGACGGCAAGTGGTTCTGGCCGCCGGAGCTGGTCTCCCTCTACGACACCCCGCTGTGGCGCCGCATGCCGGAGGAACAGCGCCACGCGCTGGCCCGTCACGAGGCGGCGTCCCTGGCCTCGCTGGGCATCTGGTTCGAGATCATCCTCATGCAGCTGCTCACCCGCCACATCTACGACAAGCCGCTGACCAGTGCACACGTCCGCTACGCGCTGACGGAGATCGCCGACGAGTGCCGCCACTCCATGATGTTCGCCCGCCTGATCACCAAGGGCGGCGTCCCCGCGTACCCGGTCAGCCGGCTGCACCACAACATGGCCCGGGTGCTGAAGACCGTCTCGACCACCCCCGGTTCGTTCACCGCGACCCTGCTGGGCGAGGAGATCCTCGACTGGATGCAGCGCCTCACCTTCCCGGACGAGCGCGTCCAGACGCTGGTACGCGGCGTGACCCGCATCCACGTGGTCGAGGAGGCCCGCCACGTGCGGTACGCGCGGGAGGAGCTGCGCCGCCAGATGGCCGGCTGCCCGCGCTGGGAGGCCGAGCTCACCCGGATCAGCTCCGGGGAGGCCGCCCGGGTCTTCTCGATCTCCTTCGTCAACCCGCAGGTCTACACGGACGTGGGCCTGGACCGCCGCGAGGCCGTGGCCCAGGTGAAGGCCAGTGCCCACCGCCGCGAGGTGATGCAGCAGGGCGCCAAGCGGCTCACCGACTTCCTCGACGAGATCGGCGTGCTGCGCGGGATGGGACGCCGGCTGTGGAGGAGTTCCGGGCTACTCGCCTGA
- the soxR gene encoding redox-sensitive transcriptional activator SoxR encodes MSTHLSWKAKEATVGELAERAGVATSALRFYEREGLIHSRRTSGNQRRYSRDTLRRVAFIRASQRLGMPLAAIREVLGLLPDNRTPTREDWARVSACWRADLDERIRLMQQLRDNLTDCIGCGCLSIDVCALANPYDRLGDEGPGARRLAQPRACPAGED; translated from the coding sequence ATGTCGACGCACCTGTCCTGGAAGGCCAAGGAGGCCACCGTCGGCGAACTCGCCGAGCGCGCCGGGGTCGCCACCTCGGCGCTGCGCTTCTACGAGCGCGAGGGCCTCATCCACAGCCGGCGCACCTCCGGCAACCAGCGCCGCTACAGCCGGGACACGCTGCGTCGCGTCGCCTTCATCCGGGCCTCGCAGCGCCTCGGTATGCCGCTGGCCGCCATCCGCGAGGTGCTCGGCCTGCTCCCGGACAACCGCACCCCGACCCGCGAGGACTGGGCCCGGGTGTCCGCCTGCTGGCGCGCCGACCTGGACGAGCGCATCCGGCTGATGCAGCAGCTGCGCGACAACCTCACCGACTGCATCGGCTGCGGCTGCCTCTCCATCGACGTGTGCGCCCTGGCGAATCCGTACGACCGGCTGGGCGACGAGGGCCCGGGGGCCCGCCGCCTCGCCCAGCCCCGGGCCTGCCCGGCCGGGGAGGACTGA